GTAAGATAGATTTAGCCCTATGACAAAACGAAAAGCAGTAGCAACGAAAATTACCTATGTTGGGAGATGGGCTCACGACCAGTGGCGGTCCGTGGTTGTCATCGCTAGCCTTGAAAAACTTGTCTTGTTTCCCTAACAGCAGGTACTTCGAGCGgactcggccaccaccagatTAAAATCGAGGTTACTCGGGCGCGTGAAACCTTTTTTGATTCCATCCCAGCCATCCTCAACCTTATATTCGCCAGTTTTGATTCGATTGAACACTTCTTGTGTGACGAGTGTGAACGCCTCGCGCACGTTGAGACCGGATCGGGCCGACGTTTCCACGAAGATGAGACCATGCTGTTCAGCGAACGAGCGCGCCTCTTCCAGGCTGACTTCACGCTGCTGTGCCCCACTCGTTACAAGATCAAGCTTGCAACCGACCAGTGCAAACACGGGCCGGTGCGGTTCGATGTGGCGTTTTGCCTCCATCATCCACAGTGGAATGTGCTCGAAGCTCGCATGGCTGGTAATATCATACACCAGCAATACACCAACAGAGTTTCGGTAGTAGGATTTCGTGATTGAACGAAAGCGCTCCTGTCCAGCCGTGTCCCACAGCTGCAGCTTGATGCGCGTCCCATCGTTTACCTCGATCAGATGGGCAAAGAAATCGACCCCGACCGTTGGGTCGGAAAGCTGAAACGAAACTTCACTTAAGCATATTGTCAGGTGCGTGGGcacataaaaatacattttcaaaGAACTTAGCAATTCTGTTTTAACAGGTTTTCTACACAGAGccaaaatgttaaaaatatatttcgAATTaagttatgtttttttttcttcgctttgcGTCAACCTTGTACTCAAGTATATGAGACTTCTAACTTGATATTTCTCCATTCTATTGTTTGCACCTATAAAGAGGGAATCTTTGAGGTAAACTGACGCAAATGCGTCGTCCGTAGATTAATTGTCTACGTCGCACCGGTGGTAAAATTTGTATGCGATGAATTTTAGTTCAAACCTAAGCAGTGTTTCTACTATTCTAATCTATTCCCATGCATTCCAGAACTAATTATTGCAATTTTTTACTCACCTCAGCAAATTTTCCATCggtaaaatatttcaataacgACGACTTCCCCACCGTACTATCGCCTATCAGTATATGGCGAAACTGATAGTCGAACATTGGCTCTACCATGGTGCAGTCTTTTGATGCTTGCGTGTGCTACAAtaccgctgctactgcttGATGGTGTTAATTGGAGATTTGAATGCTGAACTTTGCGGATTGAGTTACAGGAAAAAATACTATGCCCGAGCCTATGCGTTGTTTGGTAGGAGGCAAGAAAGTGGACTGAGTTTTAACCACGTATTTTGATTGCATGAGAATTCGgattttgttcactttttccGCAGATCGCAGCTCTACAGCATAGTGCTAGTAGCCATAAAAATCTGAAAAAGGAGGAACAgcaagaataaaataaaacttacaTAAATCCAATCCGCTGGTTGATACCAACATATTTCACTTGACGCTTCCGTTCGCATACTGTTACATATTTCAAAACAGCTCGATGTTCCGTAAGATTAATAGATTTATCTTTTGTGAATTTTAGCGATAAGcgaatttttcaaattgatcCGTAGCACAAAACACGGAAACTGTACCGTTTGGTTTGGACATGATGGCTAGCAATAGAACAATATCCGCAGTTAGTGCCCGTACGTGGTTCATAATGCAACATTCATAATGCAACCAGTCATTGCTATCTTGGATCCAACCAGCACCAACGAGAATTACTCACAATATTTAAGCGTGCTTTGAACGGTTCTTTGGGACACGGCGAAACAACGACGTGCAAAGAAGCTCAACAACGACATTATGACAGAGGCAAAGCAATTGATCAAAGTTCGGTTTACACTATCGCCTCAGCTCATCTGGCACGGGGGCTTAGACACAACAAGGGAATCCAATGCAAATTCTTTCGATGCAGTTTATGCTGCTGGTCACTTTCACAAGAGGCTATGAATAAAAAGACAAGCTGACGCACCATCGTCCCTCGTaacaaatattcaaacaatTCCATCATTATTGCTACGCCATGCAATTGTGTCTAAATTTACATGTCGATTTATCTTCTCGCGTGTTCTATGCAATTTTTCCTATCTCTTCCAACCTGTTTGTCTATTTGTCACCCATTATGGTAAGGACATCCGTCGTGCTCGTCAAGCTCTACCTAGGTGATTGGCTTATCTGGGCTTATTATTACCCGATATCAAGCGACTCACCATGATTCCAAACCAATCAGATTGTGAGGCCACTACGACGGGTTATTATTCCTCCCATGATGTCCTGACACAGCAGATCAACAACAAGTTATTACGCAGCACATACAGAAAGTACCGTTCAAAAGCTCTCATTTGACATCGGACCGTCTATAAAGCACGGTCCACACGCTAGCTGGGCCGCCACACGAGCCGTAattcggagcgtaaaaacgtcagatcgttcacggttcgtgtggcaggtttaaaatatccaaccgaaatgtcaaacgtgtttacattcgtgttggACCAGCGGACCAGCAATAtcaaaaaacagaaatcgaagagaaaaaaatgatttctgaatattttttttctgtttttttagataTTGTTGCTATATCAGCAAATAAGCCCGGCCCATACGTTACGATAATCGCTACGATAACCGTTGCGATGCATCGTTGCGTCTGGACAGtgaaattgcaccaattttaGCCGTTTTCGATCATCgacgcagatctagaaaatctgagcaaaTGAGCATCAATCTCTGTCCAATTTCCATAGaagtgtgcgtgtgctgatggtggataGACATGTGTAGACATATAAATAGATAGAATACAACGTATCGGATCTACGAATGCAGTGATAGAGAACTCTGACATCCTCGCTGTCAAATGAGCTAATCGGTAAAAACTCATTCAACCGCTGGCCTCGACTGGCTTTTGGCTGTCCTTCGGCGGTCCATTTCCGGTCTCCTGCCACCAGCTGATGGAGCGTAGGTGCTTCCTCGACTCAGGGTCATTGTCGTCACCCCTGCTGCCGGTGGATGTTGTTATTGTCGCCTCCTCCGTCCGATGCAGCGTTCATTCCCTTACAGTCCAGGCGTCGTCGGTTACTTTTCACGTGGAGGACGTAGATCCGCTGCTCGCACCGTAaaggccggtccacacgctgcGATTCGTCTGTGCGGTGCGATTGAacatttccgttccatttccgtttaCAATCGCAGATCCGATACGTTGTGTTCTGATGCCTATATCTACAGATGTCTATCCATCATAACATGTATGGAAAATGGAGCGATTTCAAcgctcgtttgctcagatttcTAAATCTGCGTCGATGGTCTCATCCGGTCCtcttctcgagaaaggccagacagagagcgtcactacgagcaaagcGAGTTTTCAgtgagtctctctctttcgtatgttctcaCGAGTCTTTCTcttgcgattagtttggcgaattgtcagtctctctctctcattctcgcgAAACGTTGGAGCTTTTAAGCTTCATATCAAGTGcttcatacatttccttaacaatgcctCGACCAAGACGGTCTaatctttcccaacaaagcAGTAGTGCAAGACGGATGCGAAACATTTCGAATacaatgactgaagaagaacatacaATTGTCTGTGTAACAGCTCGATTGGCAACgcgaaatcggcgagcgaaaaatagaaaataacaAGTacataattttcgacaagatgttgatttaaatgtccgctcagcggttattcccgaagaagaaggtgatttgtatcgagcagcgtttcaatacaattgcatcgctaagtacagcgagcataatgcgtaacgtaacaagtttgacgttaacgattaatgccaaactgctgcgcttctgtcaaaacgtatatgtattggccgaggcgtaaacagtttggcattaatcgttaacgtcaaacttgttacgttacgcatcgtgtgtccccgcagtaagagcgttcgcattgggtcaatgaacgttcattgcAATAAatgtgatgcgttgaaattttccggtggcagcaaaaatttaaaaacgaaatgtcaaacgtgtttacattcgtgtttttggttcgagaaaacagaaatagaagagaaataaattgatttctgaatattgttttctgtttatttcCGCTTTTGTTGATatatcagcaaaaaaaaacttattatcctctgtttgtaaacaaaacgtttgctaacagtgtttacggtcggatttgcggtcggccgagaCATACATAAAGAgacataaacgttttgaagcagtttggcatttatctgaaatgccaaaaacgttacgTTTCGCTTCATCTGGCCCCGCAGAATGACGTCATGTGGGGCGAcgattatcaatgaacgagcATTTAAGACCTgtgcacacagaaactgaaatgaactgaactgaacgtagcgtagcgagcgaCGCGTAAAAACGCGTTGTCTTGTATGCGATtgtatgggacccttcacaccggtgtcgacgtcaacttcgtacggcgacgacgaatctgtatgaaaagacaacgctccttttgtgtcggttaaaaactttggccaaggttcgtatacttggtttttgggttagtggggcgaagtcttgtgttttgacagattatttgtgtttatatttggaagttcaagacacattgaatttttggtgcgagaattaaaatagtttcatgatgaatttgtgtttgtattacaagtaataattaagttaaaattttcttgcatgcttgtgatacaaaaaaaacgtcaattgagtaatcttcgattagtttttaactacccaagatgtgTAATTGTTTTCACCCGAACGACtgggcgaaagacttttccgttgcctgtcgcccccgttcgtaaccggtgtgaaaggtccgaaaaagcgtcgcatcgaaacgtaattaacgtccGCGGTGTGTGGGCGCctttgtttcgctttgtttccgaacagaggataatttaagttcctATTTGCgggtatagcaacaaaatctaaaacaacagaaaaaatattcagaaatcaatttatttccctacaatttctgttttcttggaCCAACAATACGAATGCAAACACGTTTAACATAtcgtttatatttttgctgccacacgaagcgtaactGCCTGGCTACATACGATGCGCAAAAAAACCTTTTTAACATTTCAGgtaaatgccaaactgtttgcgcttctgtcaaaacgtatatggtttggccgagccgtaaacagtttggcattaatctgaaatgccaaaaacgtttagttgcgcatcgtgtagccAGGCAGTAAaggatctgacgtttttacgcttcgAATTACGGCTCGTGTAGCGGCACAGTATGACTTTAGATGCGACGTCGAACGCTATGAATACGATCTAAGGAATGTCACTATCTGATTGGCTGAAATCTTGTCGATATATAGAGTTTCCGATTTGCCGCGAACATTGCATTGGTACAAAATGTCCTCCCGTGAAGCTTACAAAATCAACTAACAATCTGATGAATGTCTGATTGTTGCCATACAGCGTGATTTACCGAGTATATCTAGAGTGTCCAACTAGCGTAAACTTCAACGCAACACAACgaagtgaattttaaaatgaaacgcaACAACGGTGTAGATGCGCTCGATGCGCCCAAGAAGCGTCGCAGTACAGTTAAACGACAGCATTCTACCGAACGGTTCCTACAGAATTTGCCCTGCTACAAACTAACACCAAAGTTGCCCCGATGCCGTGATTGCGGACGTTCAGCGGCAGCACGTTCACGAGACGCACTCGCCGTACGCGCAGATGATGATCTGTGTCGATTCATTGCGTTCCGCAAATTGAAATACAACGAAGAAGGAGTGCTGGAGGTGAATGGATTTGCTGACCCCCGCTTGGATCCCAAGGAGGCGGACATTTGCTTGTGGAGCTCCAATTTGAAAGAAGTACCAGTGGATCTATCGTTGGAAACATCCAAATTTTTACTTGGTCAGGTAGGCCACAAGTTTTGCGAATTGTTTCAGCAGGAAATGGAAGCATGCTTTGAGCATATGTCTGAAGATACAACCATAGCCTGGAGGCAAGCCGTGCGAGGTGTACGGGAGATGTGTGACGTGTGTCAGACGACGCTCTTTAACTACCATTGGGTTTGCACTAGTTGCGGTTTCGTCGTATGCCTCGACTGTTATAAATGTAAAAAACGCGGCTCTGGAACGTTACAAACCACTACGAAAGACAAAGATGACGCAGGTTGGTTTATGTGCAGTGTGACGAAGGAACCGCACATCCAGTCTCGCCTTATGATAACACAAATTATACCGGGAGACTGTTTCAACAAGTTGGTGCGGCAAATGCACGGAATTTGCGCACTGCTCGGGATTCCGCTTGATTGCGAGTGCCCGCTCAGCCAAGAGTCACGGTTTCGAAAAATCAAAGATAAACTGGAGTTTATCTATCCCGTGACGGTCGATGCAGATACGCTGACGAGCAACGGGAACAATCACGAACGCGATAACAGCGGTCACCTACCGGTAAAGCTCACAATCAAAGATATCGAACCGATGGTGACCCAGCTGGAAGGCGAAATTTCGGATGCTGAACCGAATGCCTATAGAATTTCGTTCGTAAAGCAATGTCTTTCAAGCGAACAAACACATACAGGCGATAATAGCGTTTTCGTGCCATTGGATGACACTAGCGACGGTGATGTACAGCGCGAAAACCAGAACTACAGCGTTGCTTGGGCGGGTACGGTAAACGAAAGCGGTGGCCAACCTTCTCATCGTCCACTCGAAGCAGATGAAGCGAACGCGGTAGAAGACTCATCAATTACTGCAAAACCGTCACCCCCTCTCGTAACTTACAGCGAAAACGGACGCTTCAAACCCTCTCCACCCCTAGACTCGAAAACGTTGGGACTGatcatcaaacaaattttaaagTTCGACAAGGATAGTGGCGTTTTCAGCTCAAATCAATGCCCGATGGCCAGCGACGAGGAAGCAGCCGCACCGATGCCAAAGATTCCTGAGTATGTGATAATTCAACGCGATCTGATCCAGCAGTTTTTGATCGGATTTTTAGGAGATTTTGAGTTGCTGAACAGTGAGCACAACACAAATGATCTCTTCGTTGATGTCAACACCCGTAGATGCAACATGCACAGCAAGGAAAGTCAGCAACAGTTCCGGAAGGGCGAAAGAACTATGACGTTAGCCACATCGTCCGCCATGTATCCGGGTTTGGCACACGAGTGGCTTTGCAATGGGAAGCTTCTGCGCTTGCTCGATCCGCTCAGCCGTCACAATTATCAAACGTTTCACGATCAATGGGAACGCGGCCAACCGGTGATGGTTTCGTCAGTGTCCGGTGCGATGAACATGGAACTCTGGACGCCGCAGTCATTCGACCGTGACTTTGGAGAGCAGCCGTCCGATTTAGTTAATTGTCTGAACGGGAAAATCGTAAAGGGTTACTCGATGCACGTGTTTTGGGCCGGTTTTCAGTCGATCGATGACCGATTGCTCGATGAGCACAAGTGTCCTATGCCGCTGAAGCTCAAggattggccaccgggtgaTGATTTTGCCGAGCTGATGCCATCCCGATTTGACGATCTGATGAAATCGCTTCCGTTGGCGGAGTACACGCGGCGTAGCGGGCGTCTCAACCTAGCCAGCAGACTGCCTGGCTTCTTTGTACGACCCGATCTTGGACCAAAGATGTACAGTGCATACGGATCAGCCatgaacccaaaaaaaggcacCACCAGTCTGCATCTCGATATTTCTGACGCCGTCAACGTGATGGTGTACGTCGGAACACCGGCGGATGAAACACGAGAACAATACAATCGAAAGGTACTTGAATCGATCGGTATTGACGACTGCGATGCGCAAACGCGTCGTCGAATCAATGAGCGGGAGGATCTACCCGGTGCACTGTGGCACATTTATCACGCGCAAGACGCGGATAAGATACGCTCGTTCTTAAGAGGCATAGATCGTGAACGGGGAAATAATATCAAACCAAATCACGATCCGATTCACGACCAGAAGTGGTACCTCGATGCGAACATGCGCAAACGATTGCTACAGGAGTATCAGGTCGAAGGCTACTCGATCGTGCAGTGCTCCGGTGACGCGATCTTCATACCGGCCGGTGCTCCACATCAGGTTCTAAACCTTCATAACTGCATCAAGGTGGCGGAGGACTTTGTGTCGCCGGAAAATATCTCCTATTGCTTCCAGCTAACGAACGAGTTCCGATACCTGACCAAGACTCACTCAAACCATGAGGATAAATTGCAGATTAAAAACATTGTCTATCACACGGTAAAAGATGCGGTGTCCACTATTGCCAATCCATTAATCATAATGGCAGACAATCAGCGTCCTGCGAACACGGTTAAAGTAGGGAATGATTAGAGCCAGCAAACCGATGTATGAGATTCGAGATTTTGTTAGAGCCTTAGAAATTTCTAATATAGGGGTAATGCAGTTGGACTATTGAGAGATATACGGTTTTGAACTGGATCTGGATGAACTGGATGTACAAGTTTGAAttagattatttttatttgtataGCTACACTGCAGTGCAGTGTAGAAAGCGGTAAGCGGTCAATACCAGGAAAACTTCCCCAGAAGCTCCCCAGAAAACTTCCCCAGAAGCTGGTGCCAGAGACCGATTAGCAGACAACTAACACACACTAACCTACAtttatcataaataaaaataagtttttttcCCGAACAGCCGAACGGTGCGGATTTCTTCAGCCTtagaaacgaaagaaacataacttgtATTTTAATGCATgaaatagtatttttttaccgaagctcaaaacttattcaACAAGTCAGGCAAATGGAAGGCAAAACAAAGTTCATttccaaaattcaaaagttgttTAGGCATGATTATTTTAATCGTACAATCATCGGTTAAACCGTGCAAATGTTGTCTGAATAATGTTATACATTAGTCGAAATGTCTGAGAACATTTGTGGACGTTGAGGACACTGTCTGGTTGCAAAATTCTTCTTGAGTTAATTACGTCGGGAATTTTTAAAGCCCTTTATATAGGAATTGCTTCCTACACGAAGGAGCACGAATATGCAAAAGTTGAAGTAAATtatatttcgtttttatttcgattgtTGCGTTCATCAGCGTTCTGTGATCattggtgaagaaaattaatgaaaataagttttgtttacaaatttatatttgaaaaaatgtgaaacgcCCTGAGTGAAACTGCAACTAGCACGGCGGAGAAATTATTCTTGATCGATGTGCGCTGTGGTAAAGTCTCTCGTAAAGCCAGCACTGTGCTAGGCGGCACTATATTGCAGTGAAGGAATGGGATAAAGGGTTACGTCTCGCCTACACCTTGGACGGGTTAGGGTGGAGGCCctcaacaaagaaaacaaaacgtatCCTTTTAAGCACTGGAACAATGGCGACTGATGCTTTTAAGCGATGAATGGCGAATGACAGAAACCGGTTCGAACTGAGCATGATGAAAGTAAGACGCGGTTGAAGAGATGATGTCGATAGAAACCGCATTATGTGAGTGGTACCGCAGTCTACACTCTAAACGCCCCGATTGCTAAGATCTTTCACTTTGTAGATCCGCACCAACCAGTGCTCGGTGGTGTACGCTTCCTCGAGAACATCCAATTCAAAATCTTTGTTTCCTATTTCGGCACCGCGCACCCGATCATAGCCCGGAGCTTTACCGCCCTCAGTGTACACTTGACCGAAGCGATAGTAGCACATCTTGTACATGAGGCAGTTAAGCAGCGTCGGTGAACCCTCCTTGTCTATGCGGAAGTCTCCACTCGGTGCGTAATAGTCCATCTCGCGAATGTGTGCGCCACGGTCCGTGCTTCCACCGATACGGACCATCCACAGGAATTTGTTGATGTCTGTCAAAAGCAGAGGGGAcgtgaaaccaaaattgcGTGTTTGATGGTAAATTGCAGGAAAGGGAACATACCATCAGACGAGTACCCAGTAAGGCCACCGAAGATTACAAGCACGTAGTCCACATCGAGCTCTTTCATGATTTCATACGCCCGCTCCTCCGTTGAAGCCATCGCTTGGCCGACGCGTGAGATATGTGTATTGTTCCATGTGTTGTTATCAACCAAAATAGTGCGGTTGGCCATAGCGGTAATTTGATACCCGTAATCCCACCACGACATTACGCGAGCATCCTACGCGGCAAACATGGAATTAAAATGGACAAACGAAGAAATTGGTTGAACTCTAAAAAGTAATAATAGGCGAAAGAGAATAGATCCGCTGGCAAAAGTTCAGCGATCAAAGTGCTAACAATCAGCGTCTCGTTGGGTAGTCGATGACATTGAGTGCAGCAGGAATCACAGAAGATCTCCAAAAACTTTTAAGTACGGAGTAAATTAAACTCAACGTGACTCAACTGTCTTCATAAAATAATATAGACGCACTCAACGTTACACTGTTTTCATCATGTACGATTTGGTTGTAGTTTTCCTTAGTTTCTAAAGAAAAAATCTGCAAACAGAAATCTTACTGTGACTCAACTGTCTTCACAAAATAATATCGACGCATTGTTACCCGAACAACGACGACTCAACCTTAAACTGTTTTCATCATGGACGAATTGGTTGTAGTTTTCCTTAGTTtctaaagaaaaaaaatctgctAACAAAAAATCTTACCTCGGGCGTATTCATCTTTAACCAGTAATAGGCTTCCCGGAAATCGTCAAAAATGACCCGTCCGCCGTCGTGCGATCGGGCGCTCAGTACGATGCTCGGTGAGCTATACGCTTCCGAAGTAACCCATGTGCAGTGGAACGTATAGGTGACCAGTAGGAAAGTTACCAGTAGCACGAACCCAATCGCTACTTCCGGTTTCACCGGCGTTTGCTGTTCGTAAGCGCGTGCCTTTGCCTTACGGCTAGACGCACTTTctccgctgccgccaccaccaccactaccggTAACCGAACCGCCAGCATCCACGTTCCTGATGTACTTCATCATGAGCTGCGATACGGCGATTCCGGAGAGTATACACATGACAGGGGCAAGCACCAGCATCAGGCGCACCATTACGCCGGCAAAGTAGATACTCGTTACGCCGTACAAGATGATAAAGATGTTTGCATCTGACAGCTTGGCAAAACAGAAGTAAAGCCcggccggaaaaaggaaaaccagtATCTGAAGATCGAAGTAAAACGACGACCAGGATGTGGGCTGATGCTCGGACACGGACGCGATGATAGGGATGTGATTTTTTGCGTACGAAGGATCAAGCAAAGAGTAGAAGCGACCGGTCCATGGCGAAATTTTTCCCGTGACAGCTAGCACGAGGCCAAGCAGGGCCGCTACTGTGGCGATCGAAATGACGAGCGCCCGAAAGAGGGTGTCGAAGTGTTCTTTAGAAACCACTGACCGCACGTAGTCCACTAGGCCATGCAGCTGGCAGAGGCCAAAGACGCCAAATGCGAGCATGTGTTCCGAGCTCTGTACCGGTTGAAAGCCAACGAACGAGATCTGCATCGAGAGGATTGTTCCGATTGTGTAGAGCGTGCTGTAGGCGATATAGACGCGATGTGTGAAGCGACCAGTCGCCATTAGGGCCAGCACGTGCAACGGAATTAAGTTGATAAGAAAAACGTATCCGCCCCACGAGGAAACCATGTAGAAATAAGCAAGGGCCGCCAGCGTAGCCCACAATATTGCACCCGTTTTGATCGCCTTGATCCAAGTATAGTACGTGAGCAGCATGCAAAAGATGGCGATTCCCTCGTTATCGTATGAACCAGCTACCGAGCGAGAGATGTAGCCTGGAACGATAGAAATCATCGCACCGGCCACTAGACCCGCCCCTGTGCTGTGCACTTCCTTTGTCAGTAGATATGTTACGATTGTGGTCAGTGACGAGAAGAACGGTGCgagaaacacgcacacattgCGTATGTCCACGGTAATGTTCAACAGCCACAT
Above is a genomic segment from Anopheles bellator chromosome X, idAnoBellAS_SP24_06.2, whole genome shotgun sequence containing:
- the LOC131213776 gene encoding ras-related protein Rab-39A isoform X2, which codes for MENLLSEVSFQLSDPTVGVDFFAHLIEVNDGTRIKLQLWDTAGQERFRSITKSYYRNSVGVLLVYDITSHASFEHIPLWMMEAKRHIEPHRPVFALVGCKLDLVTSGAQQREVSLEEARSFAEQHGLIFVETSARSGLNVREAFTLVTQEVFNRIKTGEYKVEDGWDGIKKGFTRPSNLDFNLVVAESARSTCC
- the LOC131213776 gene encoding ras-related protein Rab-39B isoform X1, whose product is MVEPMFDYQFRHILIGDSTVGKSSLLKYFTDGKFAELSDPTVGVDFFAHLIEVNDGTRIKLQLWDTAGQERFRSITKSYYRNSVGVLLVYDITSHASFEHIPLWMMEAKRHIEPHRPVFALVGCKLDLVTSGAQQREVSLEEARSFAEQHGLIFVETSARSGLNVREAFTLVTQEVFNRIKTGEYKVEDGWDGIKKGFTRPSNLDFNLVVAESARSTCC
- the LOC131213408 gene encoding lysine-specific demethylase 3A gives rise to the protein MKRNNGVDALDAPKKRRSTVKRQHSTERFLQNLPCYKLTPKLPRCRDCGRSAAARSRDALAVRADDDLCRFIAFRKLKYNEEGVLEVNGFADPRLDPKEADICLWSSNLKEVPVDLSLETSKFLLGQVGHKFCELFQQEMEACFEHMSEDTTIAWRQAVRGVREMCDVCQTTLFNYHWVCTSCGFVVCLDCYKCKKRGSGTLQTTTKDKDDAGWFMCSVTKEPHIQSRLMITQIIPGDCFNKLVRQMHGICALLGIPLDCECPLSQESRFRKIKDKLEFIYPVTVDADTLTSNGNNHERDNSGHLPVKLTIKDIEPMVTQLEGEISDAEPNAYRISFVKQCLSSEQTHTGDNSVFVPLDDTSDGDVQRENQNYSVAWAGTVNESGGQPSHRPLEADEANAVEDSSITAKPSPPLVTYSENGRFKPSPPLDSKTLGLIIKQILKFDKDSGVFSSNQCPMASDEEAAAPMPKIPEYVIIQRDLIQQFLIGFLGDFELLNSEHNTNDLFVDVNTRRCNMHSKESQQQFRKGERTMTLATSSAMYPGLAHEWLCNGKLLRLLDPLSRHNYQTFHDQWERGQPVMVSSVSGAMNMELWTPQSFDRDFGEQPSDLVNCLNGKIVKGYSMHVFWAGFQSIDDRLLDEHKCPMPLKLKDWPPGDDFAELMPSRFDDLMKSLPLAEYTRRSGRLNLASRLPGFFVRPDLGPKMYSAYGSAMNPKKGTTSLHLDISDAVNVMVYVGTPADETREQYNRKVLESIGIDDCDAQTRRRINEREDLPGALWHIYHAQDADKIRSFLRGIDRERGNNIKPNHDPIHDQKWYLDANMRKRLLQEYQVEGYSIVQCSGDAIFIPAGAPHQVLNLHNCIKVAEDFVSPENISYCFQLTNEFRYLTKTHSNHEDKLQIKNIVYHTVKDAVSTIANPLIIMADNQRPANTVKVGND
- the LOC131213168 gene encoding dolichyl-diphosphooligosaccharide--protein glycosyltransferase subunit STT3A; amino-acid sequence: MEHLAKLRINLEKQESLIKLAILTTAAILSFSTRLFSVLRFESVIHEFDPYFNYRTTKYLAEQGFYSFHNWFDDRAWYPLGRIIGGTIYPGLMVTSATLYRIMWLLNITVDIRNVCVFLAPFFSSLTTIVTYLLTKEVHSTGAGLVAGAMISIVPGYISRSVAGSYDNEGIAIFCMLLTYYTWIKAIKTGAILWATLAALAYFYMVSSWGGYVFLINLIPLHVLALMATGRFTHRVYIAYSTLYTIGTILSMQISFVGFQPVQSSEHMLAFGVFGLCQLHGLVDYVRSVVSKEHFDTLFRALVISIATVAALLGLVLAVTGKISPWTGRFYSLLDPSYAKNHIPIIASVSEHQPTSWSSFYFDLQILVFLFPAGLYFCFAKLSDANIFIILYGVTSIYFAGVMVRLMLVLAPVMCILSGIAVSQLMMKYIRNVDAGGSVTGSGGGGGSGESASSRKAKARAYEQQTPVKPEVAIGFVLLVTFLLVTYTFHCTWVTSEAYSSPSIVLSARSHDGGRVIFDDFREAYYWLKMNTPEDARVMSWWDYGYQITAMANRTILVDNNTWNNTHISRVGQAMASTEERAYEIMKELDVDYVLVIFGGLTGYSSDDINKFLWMVRIGGSTDRGAHIREMDYYAPSGDFRIDKEGSPTLLNCLMYKMCYYRFGQVYTEGGKAPGYDRVRGAEIGNKDFELDVLEEAYTTEHWLVRIYKVKDLSNRGV